The genomic interval CTGGCCGCTATAATGTTTAAAAAAGATTTGAACAGGCGGAGTTGCTATGCATCCTGATCGAAGTCATTTATTGATAAAAAAAGGGTCTGCCTCAGGGAGAAGGTCATGACGATAAATGCACCTACAAAAATCAACAGCCGTATAAAGGCATTGATCAAGGCGGCCGTGTTCGTGTTCTTTATCCTTTTTTCCATTTATCTGGTCCGCTTTACCCCGGTGAAAAATATCCTCTCATTAGGGGTG from Deltaproteobacteria bacterium carries:
- a CDS encoding TVP38/TMEM64 family protein, which translates into the protein MTINAPTKINSRIKALIKAAVFVFFILFSIYLVRFTPVKNILSLGVLGAYFERVGFWAPVFFMLFYAVGICLFIPGTLLTGLGAAIFGAYWG